The nucleotide window AACTGTCAGTTCAATGACGGAAAGCTTCAACCGCGCGGCAGATTACCTGCGCGGTCTGGCGGACGACCCCGACGAAAACTGTTTCGTTCTATCTTCAAACTGATTTTTTAAAACACGCAGAGTGTCTGCGTATTTTTATATCCTTGCACCCGTGTTGCCTGCTTTTTTCCGAAGGAGAGGGCAGGTGGCACATCTCTGTTTAGCGAAATGTTTAGCGAAGTGTTTAGTGAAATGTTTAGTGAAGTGTTGGTGAAGTTGCGATGAGACAGAACCATTTGCGGCTGATAGAGAAGTATCAGCAATATGAGCAGGCTATTCAACGGCTGCTGGAATCGATGATGACCAGCTTTGCGGGTACCACATTGTTGTCGGACCGCGATGCTCAGGCTGAGGTGATGAACCGGATATGCCGCTATTATCCATTTGCTGAGCTGATGTATAGCGTGGATGTTAACGGTGTACAGCTGATGGATACCGTGTGCAGCCCCGGCGTGAGTTATCGGCAGCAGCGGGAGCCGGGTAAAGGGCGTGACCGCAGTCATCGTCCCTATATGCTGGTCGCCCGCAATACGGAAAATCAGGTCTGTGTTACGGATCCCTACCTTTCCTGTGCGACCCATCAGCTGGCGATTTCCAGTGTTCAGGTGGTACATGATGCTGAGGGTAATGTGGCCGGCTATCTGGTGATGAATTTTAATCTGCAACGGCTGATATCCTACCTGAAAGGCGATCAGATCCGAGCCGGTATTCATCCCATTTTTCAGACGATCTATGCGGCCATAGGCAGTATGCTGGTGCTGGTTTCGATCTTGCTGATCTACGCCGCAGGCGCTTCTCTGTGGAAAGCGTTTGAGTTGGGCGGGGATGTCACCACCCGCTCATTCGGGATCGTGATACTGATCACTCTGGGGCTGGCGATCTTTGATCTGGGCAAAACTATTCTGGAAGAGGAGGTCTTATCGAATAAAGACATTCATCACCACGATACCTCCCGACGAACGATCACCCGCTTTATGTCGGCTATTGTGATCGCGGTGTCGATAGAATCGTTGTTGCTGATGTTTAAGTCGCTGCTGGTAGACAGTGGCGGGCACGTGCTGAATGCGGTCTGGATGCTGATGGCTGCGGTGGCGTTGCTGATGTCGCTGGGGGTCTATCTGAAGCTGAGTAAAGAGTAAGCCGTAAACGATCTGGCAGACTTTCAGGTGAAGCCGGTGATGGCCCCTGAAAACCTGCCGATCAGCTTATTCCGGCAGTGGCCGGTTCTGGGCGCGGAATTCATGGGCTTCATAGGTTCCCAGATTGCGCATCTCTTTGGTAAAGAAGCTCAGTTCCTGCAGTGCATACTGCATCATCCGGTCATCGGGATGACCCTCGACATCCAGATGAAAGCTGGCACCTTTGGTCAGACCGTTGCCCATATAACTTTCCAGCTTCACCATATTGATGCCGTTGGTGGCAAAGCCGCCCAGTGCTTTATAGAGTGCTGCCGGGATGTTGCGTACGGTAAACATCAGGGAGGTGATGTAGGATACGTCCGCTTTGTGCTCCGGAATCCCCTGTTCACTGGACAGAATCAGGAAACGCGTGGTGTTGCCGGTAACATCCTGAAAGTTGTCCCGCAGGATCTCCAGATCGTAAAGCTCTGCCGCCAGACTGGATGCGATAGCGCCATGGGTGTTGTCCGGATTTTGTGCCAGTTCATAGGCAGAACCTGCGGTATCAAATGCGGCTATCGGCTCAATGCCCAGCTGTTTGATATGTCCGTCACACTGTGCCAGCGCCTGCGGGTGTGAGGAAACCGTTTTCAGCTGTTCAATGGTGGTTCCCCGGATGCCCAGCAGACAGTGATTTACCGGTTCAAAATGCTCGCCGATAATGTGCAGCTCGCTTTTCGGCATTAGCCGGTAGATCTCTTCCACCCGGCCAGCGGTTGAGTTTTCCAGTGGGATCATCGCCAGCTTGGCTTTGCCCTGATCCACCATAAACATCGCTTCAACAAAGGTTTCACAGGCAAACGCCTCCATCTCCGGGAATACCCGTCGACAGGATAGATGTGAGTAGGCGCCTTCGACGCCCTGAAAAGCGATGATGTTCGGTGCAGCTGACATGTTGGTTCCGGTTAATGAAAATAAGTAAGGCGGTAATTATGTCACAGATTTTGATTTTTGCAGTGAGCAGACTGACATTTTTCAGTAATATGGCAGCAACTTTGTTACCAGCTTAATTTGGGACCCCGATGACTCCGGAACGTACCGCGAAACTTATTCAAACCCTTAACCGCCGCCAGCCCGATCTGACCCTGATCACCGATCAGGTGCACAAGCCTCGTAATATCGCGGCTTTAATTCGCACCTGTGATGCGGTGGGGATTCCTCGCATCCATACGGTGACGCCCAAAGAGGGCTACGGGTTTAAAGGCACGACGAGAGGCAGCGATCGCTGGGTGAAAACGCAAAATCATAGCTCGGTGACAGAAGCCGTGGCCGGGGCCAAAGCTCAGGGGATGAAAATCTATGCGGCGCATTTTTCCGATCGCGCTATCGACTACCGGGATGTGGATTTTACCGTACCCTCTGCGTTGTTGATGGGGGCGGAAAAGTTCGGTGTCAGTGATGAGGGCGCCGCGCTTGCGGATGAGCATATCCTGATTCCGATGATGGGGATGGTGGGCTCACTGAATGTGTCCACCGCGGCAGGTATTATTCTGGTGGAGGCTCAGAATCAGCGTCTCAAGGCGGGAATGTATGAGGCGTCCAGACTTGATCCGCAGGAATATAAGGATACTCTGTTTGAATGGAGCTTTCCTGAGCTTGCTGACTTTTGTCATAAACAGGGGCTGGAGTATCCGCCGCTGGATGAACTGCTGGCGCTGACGGATGCGCCTGCCTGGTATCAGGCTGTGCGCGATGAATCAGCCCCGAAACGGCAGTGGTAATCGCCTTTGAGATTCTGATCATCTGTTTTATGACCCCTTGCCTTGATACATAACAGGAGAGAGTGAGTGCAGTTTCCGCGTTTTGTTCCGCTTGCCCTGTTGATGTTGCTGCTCTCTCTGGCGGGCACGACGCTGGTGACCCAGTTTGTCCGCAACTGGGCCTTAACCGACTTGAAGGAAAGTGGTGAAAACCAGCTGCTGAATATTATCAGCCAGACCCGTACGGAACTGGCTGACTATAAATACCTTCCATTTCTCATATCACAAAGTAACGAGGTGGCGGAGCTGCTGCGCAATCCCACTCCGGACAGAATTGCCCGGGTCAGCCGCTATCTTGAACAAACTAACCTGGTGGCAGGCTCTACAGCCCTGTTTGTCCTCGATGTGCAGGGACGTGCTCAGGCGTTTAGTCACTGGCGTGAGCAGCAGGATTTCTACACCGTCAGTCACCGTCAGCAAGCCTACTTTCTGCAGGCGCTGGAGGGACAGCAGGGGTTTCAACTGGTGTTGCCCTCCGGCGAAAGTGAGGGGGCTGCCTACCTTTCAGCGCCCGTCTATGTGAAGCGTCAGTTGATGGGGGTGGCAACGGTGCGGCTCGATCTGGCGCTGTTGCAGGCGGGGCTGGATCAGGGCAGCCATTACCTGTTCAGCAAAGAGGGGCATATTCTGATCGCCAGTAAGGCCTTTCAGACGGCTAAACAGTTGCAGGAGGTTGTCCAGAAACAGCGCACCGATCAGCTCTTCGATGGTTCTGATATAACCGTGGTGGGGCTGGCTAACGGCACCAGGGCAGTGTTACAGACCGTCACTCTGGATGACCTTGGCTGGCAGGTTTCGGTGCTGAACGATCTGCAGGAGGTGGGTCGGATACAGCGCAATGCGACGCTGTTTACTATCGCCTTCTGTATTGTGATCTCGTTGCTGGTCTTTCTGCTACG belongs to Amphritea atlantica and includes:
- a CDS encoding prephenate dehydratase; translated protein: MSAAPNIIAFQGVEGAYSHLSCRRVFPEMEAFACETFVEAMFMVDQGKAKLAMIPLENSTAGRVEEIYRLMPKSELHIIGEHFEPVNHCLLGIRGTTIEQLKTVSSHPQALAQCDGHIKQLGIEPIAAFDTAGSAYELAQNPDNTHGAIASSLAAELYDLEILRDNFQDVTGNTTRFLILSSEQGIPEHKADVSYITSLMFTVRNIPAALYKALGGFATNGINMVKLESYMGNGLTKGASFHLDVEGHPDDRMMQYALQELSFFTKEMRNLGTYEAHEFRAQNRPLPE
- the trmH gene encoding tRNA (guanosine(18)-2'-O)-methyltransferase TrmH, yielding MTPERTAKLIQTLNRRQPDLTLITDQVHKPRNIAALIRTCDAVGIPRIHTVTPKEGYGFKGTTRGSDRWVKTQNHSSVTEAVAGAKAQGMKIYAAHFSDRAIDYRDVDFTVPSALLMGAEKFGVSDEGAALADEHILIPMMGMVGSLNVSTAAGIILVEAQNQRLKAGMYEASRLDPQEYKDTLFEWSFPELADFCHKQGLEYPPLDELLALTDAPAWYQAVRDESAPKRQW